From Aliamphritea hakodatensis:
CGGCTGACGGGGCATGACTTTGGCGGAGCGGTACAGAACCAGGCCGGGTAAGCCAGTCTGGCAAATACCGTCTTGCTGATGAAAACGGCCAATACTGGCGGCTAATTCTGAATCAAACTGCACGTTACTTCTCCCGGCTTATCAGGTTATCTTGCCGAGGATTATGCCATTTCGCCGGGGATATTAACCAGTACCGGAGAGGGTTCCCGGAGTTTTGTGCAAGTAGTACGGAGGATCACACTAACAGCTGATTGCTGATTCCGCGCATATTAAAAAAACACTAACGCAGCGGGCAATACCCTACGCCAATGAAACGGTATTGCTGAATCAGGAGATGTTCATGTCTGTTACTCTTCGTGTTAACGGTGTCGACCAGCAGGTTGATGCCAGCCCGGATACCCCTTTGCTCTGGGTAATTCGCGATCATCTTAATCTTACCGGTACCAAATTCGGCTGCGGGCTTGCCCAGTGCGGTGCCTGTACCGTGCATATGGAAGGCCAGCCGATCCGTTCCTGTGTGACGCCGGTATCCGGTGTGGCCGGTAAAGACATTACCACCATTGAAGGTCTGGCAACGCCGGCCGCACAGGCGGTACAGACCGCCTGGAATGAACTGGAAGTGCCGCAGTGCGGGTATTGTCAGTCTGGTCAGGTGATGGCCGCGACGGCATTACTGGAAAGCAACAAGCATCCGACTGATGCCGATATCGACGCCACTATGTCCGGCAATGTATGCCGCTGTGCCACCTATGCACGTATCCGCCACGCCATTAAAGATGCCGCCGAGAACCTGGAGTAACCGATTATGTTTAACAGACATGCCCTCGCAATGGTTGGCCACAAAGCCTCAGCCGTTACAACCAGCCGCCGTGGTTTTCTGAAGCTGGCGGGTGCCGGTGCCGGTTTATCGCTGGCCATGAAATTGCCGGCAGCGGAGCAGATTTCCGACGCTCAGCAAGCGGGTGAAACCTTTGCCCCGAATGCCTTTTTACGGATTACCCCGGATAACCGGATAACCCTTGTGATGAAACATCTGGAAATGGGGCAGGGCACCTATACCGGGTTGACAACGCTGGTAGCTGAAGAGCTGGATGCAGACTGGGATCTGATTGATCTGGAAGCCGCACCTGCAGATGCTGCCCGCTATAAAAACCTCCACTGGGGTGCGCAGGGTACCGGCGGCAGCTCAGCCATGGCCAATTCATTTTTGCAGATGCGCGAAGCCGGCGCGACGGCACGACAAATGCTCATCAATGCTGCCGCTGAACAGTGGGCGGTGCCAGCGGGTGAGCTGACAACAGCAAACAGTACCGTCATACATACTGCCAGCCAGAGGTCCGCCACTTACGGAGAACTGGCGGATCAGGCTGCAAGCCTGAGCGTGCCGGCGGCAGAGCAGGTGAGGCTTAAATCACCTTCGCAGTTCCGGCTGATTGGCAGAAAGGTCAGCCGCAAAGACCGGGGCAAGAACAACGGCACGGCCATTTTCACCCAGGATATCCAGCTGAATGGCATGCTCACCGCAGTGGTCGCCCATCCGCCCCGTTTCGGCGCGGTGGTCATGAATTTTGATGCTGCTGCCGCCCGTCAGGTGAAGGGGGTAGTGGACGTTGTGGCGATTCCGTCCGGTGTGGCGGTGCTGGCGAAAGACTTCTGGTCCGCCAAAACCGGCCGGGATAAATTACAGATTACCTGGGATGAGCGGGATGCGATCAGCAAAGGCTCAGAAGAATTACTGGCAGAATACCGGCAGTTATCAGCCTCGCCAGGGCTGGTAGCCCGTCAGGAAGGCGATGCGGCAACAAGATTACAGGGCGCTGAAGATCCGTTAGCGCTGGAATTCGAGTTTCCTTATCTGGCCCATGCGGCAATGGAGCCGATGAACTGTGTGGCGAAAGTGACTGCAGATGGCTGTGAAATCTGGAACGGTGATCAGGTACAAACCATGGATCAGGGGGCGATTGCTGCCACACTGGGACTGAAGCCGGAGCAGGTGAAGATCAATACGTTGCTGGCCGGTGGAAGTTTTGGCCGCCGGGCGAACCCATTGTCTGATTATGTGTTGGAATCAGTGCAGATTGCCAAAAGCCAGTCAGGCGTTCCGGTCAAGCTGGTCTGGACCCGTGAAGATGATATGCGTGCCGGTTACTACCGCCCGCTGTATCTGCACAGCCTGAAGGGCAGTGTGAATGAACAGGGGTATCCCCAGGCCTGGCAGCAGCGGATTGTCGGTCAGTCGATCATCAAAGGCACTGCCTTTGAAGCCTTTCTGGTGAAAGACGGCATTGACGGGACATCGGTTGAAGGGGCAGCGGACCTGCCTTATCAGGTCCCGGATCTGCAGGTAGAACTGCACACCACGGAAAATCAGGTGCCGGTCCAGTGGTGGCGTGCGGTGGGCCATACCCATACGGCGTTTTCAACGGAAGTCTTTCTGGATCAGCTGGCCCGTAAAGGGGGGAAAGACCCTTATGAGTTACGTAAAGAATTGCTGGCCGGCCATCCCCGCCATCTGGGGGTGTTGAAGCTTGCAGCGGAGAAAGCCGGCTGGGGCCGTAAACTGCCCGCCAACCGTGGCATGGGGATCGCCGTACATGAGTCATTTAACTCCTATGTGGCCGAGGTGGCGGAAGTATCCGTCGCTGAAGACGGCAGCTTCAGGGTTGAGAAAATTACCTGTGCGGTGGACTGCGGGCTGGCAATCAACCCGGACATCATCGAAGCGCAGATGCAGGGGGGCATTGGCTATGGTCTGTCCGCTGCACTGATGAGTGAAATCACGCTGGAAGACGGACAGGTTAAACAGTCTAACTTCCATGATTACCAGGTGTTACGCATGGATCAGATGCCGGAAATTGAGGTGCACATTGTGCCTTCGGCAGAGCCGCCAACCGGCGTGGGTGAGCCGGGAACACCGCCGGTGGCCCCGGCCGTTGCCAACGCCCTGAGTGCAGTGACCGGTGAGGTGTATACCCGGTTACCCTTACCCCGCAATCTGAAGGCATAAAATTACCTGGGAAGGGCAACGCCGGCAGCGTCGGCTGCCGGTGGTTACCCTGTGGAGGAGTCCGTATATGGCGAATCAGTTATCCGGCCTGCTGGAGCAATGGTATCCCCGCCGGGATGAACTGGAATGGGTGCTGGGGGCAATTTATCAGACCCACGGCCCCTGTTACCGCAAGGCCGGTGCAATGATGCTGTTTAACAGCCTCGGGCAGCAGTTTGGGATGCTCAGCGGCGGCTGTCTGGAATCCGATATTCAGACCCATGCCCGCCGGGTGATGCAAACCGGGCAGGCGGTAACATTGTGTTATGACGGCAGCGATGAAGATGATCTGGCCTTTCAGCTGGGTATCGGCTGTGGCGGTACCGTACATATCGTTCTGCAGGCGGTAACGGCAGACAATCACTATCTGCATCTGGATGCCGTGCGGCAAAGCCTGCAGCAACGGCAGGTGTCGGGTTTGCAGCTGCAAATCCCTCAAACTTCCCTCGGCCAAGTGAGCGGAGGGTTAAGCCGCTTCATAGCTGAACATGAAACGCCCGTTGAAAAGACGGCGCTGATAGCAGAGAACAGTCAGCAATGGCTGCATATTCAGATTAAGCCGGAACCCCATTTGCTGGTGGTGGGTGGCGGCGTGGATGCCCGCCCGGTGGTGGCAATGGCGAAACAGCTGGGCTGGGCCGTCAGCCTGTGGGATCCGCGTCCGGCCAACGGTCGCCGGGAGTTTTTCCCGGAGGCGGATACGATTCTCAGCGGTCCGGTGACGGAGCTGTCGGGCTTTGTAGCTGAAAAGCGGGTCAGTGCCGCCATCCTCATGTCGCACAGTGTTCGTCTGGATGCCGCCGCCCTGAAGCATCTGCAGGCTGCTGAACTGAGATATCTGGCGCTGTTAGGCCCGCTGAACCGCAAGGCAGATGTATTGCTGGAAGCAGGGCTTAGCGAAGTACAGCTGACCACACCGGTTTCAGGCCCGGCAGGGCTGGACATTGGCGGTGAACTGCCGGAAAGCATTGCCCTGTCGATGCTGGCTGAATGTCATCAGGTGTTACATCAGGCAAAAGCCGTTGCCGCAAATGTCCGGCTGAACAGTTATGCGGCCTGATACGCAGGCATCACCGGAAGCATTAGGCATCCTGATTCTGGCAGCGGGTAACAGCAGCCGTTTTGGCAGCTGTAAATTGCTTGCAGACTGCAAAGGTCAGCCTCTGATCAATTATGCCTTGCGTACGGCGCTGGCATTTCCCCGGGCACAGATTCAGGTGGTGACCGGAGCCTGGCATGGGGACGTGGCAGCGGCGATGACCCGCGGCACCGTGCCCCGGCTGCCGTTGCTGTTTAACCGGCACTGGTCGTCAGGCATGGGCAGTTCGGTGGCACTGGGTGTGTCAGCCATGGCCGGGACATGCAGCGAAATATTGGTTCTGCTGGCGGATCAGCCGCTGATTACCCCGGAAGACTGCCGGCAGCTGTTGTCAGCCGATGCCCGGGCGGATATCTGTTGTGCAGAATATGGCGGGAGCCGGGGTGTGCCGGCGTTATTCCGTGCCGGGACGTTCGCCTCACTGATGCAACTGAACGGCCAGCAGGGGGCCAAAGCCCTGCTAAGTAATCCCGCATTCAGCGTTATCGGGGTTGAGTTGCCCCGGGCGGCTAAGGATGTTGATTATCCCCGGGATCTGCACGGTCTGTTCCCGGCATGAAAGCACGTAATTATCCCGGATTGGGTAATTTCCCCTTCTGAAGCCCCCCGTTTTCCCTCAAATCCCGATATGCTGAAAGTATTGTAATACGAGCGTTTTGACAGGCTTGGGTCTTTTGCGCCTGTCTGGCATCTAAGGAGATGATTGCCATGGAAAAACGGATGTTACTGGTGGATGACGACCCGGCCGTGGTTGCGTCATTACGCCGGGTACTGCGCCAGCAGGACTTTCAGTTACAAACGGCCAGTTGCGGCAGTGAAGCACTGCAGATACTGACGGAAAATCCCGCGCAGGTGGTCATGAGTGATTTTCGCATGCCGCAGATGAACGGCATTGAATTTCTCACTGAAGTAAAACAGCGCTGGCCCGGTGCGGCCCGGCTGATGCTCAGCGGTCAGTCTGATTACGAAAGCACTGAAGAAGCGCTGGCGACAGGGGTGGTGGATTTTTATCTGACCAAGCCCTGGGATAACGAAGAATTGCTGGCGGTTATCGGTCAGGCCTTTCAGGGCCGGGACGGTAAACCCGATGTCAGTGCCGGTGGGGATGAAAAGCCTGAAGAGAGAGTCTCACGGGCGGCTGTCATCGCGGTGGATGCAGAAAGCGCGGTGGAAAAGCACAGCCCGGCACCGGAACTGCCTGCCGTATTTGCCCCTGAAGTACTGGCTAAGCTGGGGCAGGATGT
This genomic window contains:
- a CDS encoding (2Fe-2S)-binding protein, with product MSVTLRVNGVDQQVDASPDTPLLWVIRDHLNLTGTKFGCGLAQCGACTVHMEGQPIRSCVTPVSGVAGKDITTIEGLATPAAQAVQTAWNELEVPQCGYCQSGQVMAATALLESNKHPTDADIDATMSGNVCRCATYARIRHAIKDAAENLE
- a CDS encoding xanthine dehydrogenase family protein molybdopterin-binding subunit; its protein translation is MFNRHALAMVGHKASAVTTSRRGFLKLAGAGAGLSLAMKLPAAEQISDAQQAGETFAPNAFLRITPDNRITLVMKHLEMGQGTYTGLTTLVAEELDADWDLIDLEAAPADAARYKNLHWGAQGTGGSSAMANSFLQMREAGATARQMLINAAAEQWAVPAGELTTANSTVIHTASQRSATYGELADQAASLSVPAAEQVRLKSPSQFRLIGRKVSRKDRGKNNGTAIFTQDIQLNGMLTAVVAHPPRFGAVVMNFDAAAARQVKGVVDVVAIPSGVAVLAKDFWSAKTGRDKLQITWDERDAISKGSEELLAEYRQLSASPGLVARQEGDAATRLQGAEDPLALEFEFPYLAHAAMEPMNCVAKVTADGCEIWNGDQVQTMDQGAIAATLGLKPEQVKINTLLAGGSFGRRANPLSDYVLESVQIAKSQSGVPVKLVWTREDDMRAGYYRPLYLHSLKGSVNEQGYPQAWQQRIVGQSIIKGTAFEAFLVKDGIDGTSVEGAADLPYQVPDLQVELHTTENQVPVQWWRAVGHTHTAFSTEVFLDQLARKGGKDPYELRKELLAGHPRHLGVLKLAAEKAGWGRKLPANRGMGIAVHESFNSYVAEVAEVSVAEDGSFRVEKITCAVDCGLAINPDIIEAQMQGGIGYGLSAALMSEITLEDGQVKQSNFHDYQVLRMDQMPEIEVHIVPSAEPPTGVGEPGTPPVAPAVANALSAVTGEVYTRLPLPRNLKA
- a CDS encoding XdhC family protein; its protein translation is MANQLSGLLEQWYPRRDELEWVLGAIYQTHGPCYRKAGAMMLFNSLGQQFGMLSGGCLESDIQTHARRVMQTGQAVTLCYDGSDEDDLAFQLGIGCGGTVHIVLQAVTADNHYLHLDAVRQSLQQRQVSGLQLQIPQTSLGQVSGGLSRFIAEHETPVEKTALIAENSQQWLHIQIKPEPHLLVVGGGVDARPVVAMAKQLGWAVSLWDPRPANGRREFFPEADTILSGPVTELSGFVAEKRVSAAILMSHSVRLDAAALKHLQAAELRYLALLGPLNRKADVLLEAGLSEVQLTTPVSGPAGLDIGGELPESIALSMLAECHQVLHQAKAVAANVRLNSYAA
- a CDS encoding nucleotidyltransferase family protein gives rise to the protein MRPDTQASPEALGILILAAGNSSRFGSCKLLADCKGQPLINYALRTALAFPRAQIQVVTGAWHGDVAAAMTRGTVPRLPLLFNRHWSSGMGSSVALGVSAMAGTCSEILVLLADQPLITPEDCRQLLSADARADICCAEYGGSRGVPALFRAGTFASLMQLNGQQGAKALLSNPAFSVIGVELPRAAKDVDYPRDLHGLFPA
- a CDS encoding response regulator, which encodes MEKRMLLVDDDPAVVASLRRVLRQQDFQLQTASCGSEALQILTENPAQVVMSDFRMPQMNGIEFLTEVKQRWPGAARLMLSGQSDYESTEEALATGVVDFYLTKPWDNEELLAVIGQAFQGRDGKPDVSAGGDEKPEERVSRAAVIAVDAESAVEKHSPAPELPAVFAPEVLAKLGQDVGADTLPSLIDIFLKDATGRLQSLDVSAAADAGNVKHQLHTLGSSSALYGLMKVSALARRLEGLCDTDMEKVMANLPAFVKLSRECLQQLEEYMAEAEPR